The nucleotide sequence ACGCGCCGAGCGAGTGGATCACCAGCTGCGGGAACGCGGCCTTGATCGCGGCGAACGCGCGCTCGTAGTAGTCGACGCCGTAGTCGGGGTGGTGGCCGCCCTGGAACATGATCTGGGTGCCGCCGAGTTCGACCGTCTCCGCGCACCGGCGCAGGATGTCGTCGAGATCGCGCGACCAGCCCTTGTCGCTCTTGGGCGGGGCGTAGAACGCGCAGAACTTGCAGGCGGTGACGCACACGTTCGTGTAGTTGATGTTGCGCTCGATGATGTACGTCGCGATGTGCTCCGTGCCCGCGTACCGCCTTCGGCGCACGGTGTCGGCGGCCCGGCCGAGCGCGTGGAGGGGCGCGTGCACATACAGCTCGACCGCTTCCTCCGGGGTGATGCGCCCGCCCGCCGCCGCCCTGTCCAGGATCGGCTGCAAGTCGTCGGTCGGCACGCCCTTCGGCGCGGCGGCTACTGCACTCACGGGGCCCTCCACGGGAGACTCGGAACCACGGACGAGCCTAACCGGCGTGCCCGCTGTCCCGTGCCGCGGCATCCACAGGCCGCCGTTCCGCGGGGGCGTTGTCCACAGGCTCCCGGTCCGCGGGCTCCCGGTGTGCGGCCACGCCCGCCAGTTCGCGGACCGCGGGGAGGCCGTCGAGGCTGACGCGGTTCGTCTTGTCGATGTACGCCTCCGCGTCGTCGTGCGTCTTGCGCTCCCACGACTGGCGCAGGACCGGCCGCTCGCCGACGTAGTCCATGAACGGCACCGAGAAGCCGCAGCTGTCCGACACGCGCGAGACGCGGACGACGAGGATCGCGCGGACGCCGGATTCGTCGGAGTCCTCGAACAGCGCGGCGAGTTCCGGCCACCGCGGGTCGTCGCGGCGCACCGCCTCGCCCCGGCCGTGCAGCCGCACGACCTTGGGCGGGCCGGAGAACGCCGTCCACATCAGCGTGATGCGGCCGTTCTCCCGCAGGTGGGCGTGGGTTTCGGCGCCGCTGCCGGTCCAGTCGAGGTACGCGACCGTCCACGCGTCGAGCACGGCGAACGTCCCCTTGTGGCCCTTGGGCGACACGTTGACGTGGCCGTCGGGGTCGAGCGGCGCCGTCGCCACGAAAAACACCGGTTGATCGAGGATGAACGACTTCAGCCGTCCGACGACGCCTTCTTCATGAACCTTGCCCATAGTGGTCAACACTGGGCGAAGTCGTTCTCCCGACACAAGCATTTGTCGCCGAGGTCTCACCCCGCGGTCGGGCCCCGGAGGTCACTACGCGGGCGTCGTGTCGAGCAGCGAGACCCGCACGTCCTCGGGGTATCCCGTGTTGTGCGCCGTCCGCCGGGCGAACTCGGCGATCCCGGCCAACTGCCGTTCGCCCAGCGAGTAGTCGAGCGCGGTCGCGAAGTAGCGCTCCAGCGTCGACGCGTCGAACGCCTCCCAGCGCGCGGCCTGTTCGGCGACCTTGTCGACCTCGGCGAGCGACAGGTCGCGCGAGGCGAGGAACGCCTCGTGGACCTCGCGCACGCGGTCCGGATGCCGGCCGAGGAAATCGCGCCGCACCGCCCACACCGCGAAGACGAACGGCAGCCCCGTCCATTCCTTCCACGCCTGGCCGAGGTCGAGGACGTGCAGGCCGAGGCGCGGCGCGTCGTGCAGGGACGCGCGCAGCGCGGCGTCGCCGATCAGCACCCCCGCGTCGGCGTCCTGCATCATGAGCGCCAGGTCGGGGGCGCACGTGAAGTACTCGGGGCGTACGCCCTGCCGCTCCTCCAGCAGCAGTTGGGCGAGCCGGACCGACGTGCGCGAGGTCGAGCCCAGCGCCACCGACGCGCCGTCCAACTCGTCGAACGGGACCTGACTGACCATCACGACGGACATCACCGGACCGTCGCTGCCCACCGCGATGTCGGGCAGCACGACGAGGTCGTCGGCGTGCCGCAGGAATTCGATGAGGCTGATCGGCCCGATGTCGAGGTCGCCGCGCACCAGCGCGTCGTTGAGGTTGTCGGGCGTGTCCTTGGTCAGCTCCATGTCGAGGAGCGTCCCGCTGCGGGCCATCGCCCAGTACAGCGGAAGGCAGTTGAGGAACTGGATGTGGCCGACACGCGGGCGGCGGAGGGTTTCCCCCCTGGCGTCCGGGTGAGGGGCCTCGGGGGTTCGGCGCACGGGGGCGTCACCCGGGTCGCGGGGCGCCGTGTCCTTGATGTCCACCGTCCGAGGCTATGCCCGCGCGCGCGGAGTGGAGCGCGCGGGGGCTACGCGCGGAGTGTCACCGCCGTGCCACAACCGGGGGGCGTCCGGCCCGAAAACGGTCGCGAACTGGCATTCTCAATGCCTGGGGGTACGCGGAAGCACGCCTCCGACGACAACACATCCCCCCTGGGGATGACCTGGATCAGCGACGGAGGCACGATATGCACCCCGGTCCCGCGTCCCACCCGGGCGGCGATGGCGGCATGCCCCCGGGTCTTCCGGGCCACGGCCGGTCCGCTCCGCCTCCGCCACCTCCCGGGCCGCCGTCCGCGCCCGCCCCCGGTGCCTTCGGCGCACCCGCCCGTCCGTACGGCAGCCCGGCGGCCGTCTCGTCGGCGCCGCCCCCCACGGCGACCGCGCCGGGGCCGGGCTACGACGGCGGCAACAACCAGCCGGTGTTCGGTTCCGGCTCGTCGCGCGGCGACGCCCCCAAGCCCGCGTACGCCACCCTGCGGGGAGTGGGCGCGTTTTTGTGCCTGCTGCTGACCGTGCTCCTGACGGTCCCGGCGGTAACCGCGTCATGGCTCAAGGACGAACTGATCTCCGACTCCGGATTCTCCGACAACGCCAGCGCGTTGATCAAGAAGCCCGCCATCCGCGACGAGATCCAGAGCCAGATCTCGAAAGAGATCATGAACCAGTCGGGCGTGCCGCAGTCGGCCCGCGACATGGTCGTCGCGTCGGTGGGCACGGTCATGGACACCGACGAGTTCCGCCGGGTGTGGAAGGCCGGGGTCACCGCCGCGCACAACGCCGTGGTGGGCACGCTGCTCGGCAAGGACACCGAGTTCGTCGACCGGAACAACGGCGATCTGACCATCCGGGTCCAGACGCCGCTGGATCCGCTGTTCGCGGAGCTGACCAAGGCCGGCGTCGAAGTCGACCGTGACGCGATCCCGACCGAACTCTCCGTCCCGCTGGCCGACATCCCGACGTCCGGCGCCGCGCAGGACACGCTGCGGGGGATCGACGACGCGGGCTGGATGCTCCCGATTCTGGCGATCGCGCTGCTCCTGGTCGGCGTGGGCATCGCCGTGCACCGCCTGCGCGCCCTCGCCATCACCGCGATGGGCACGCTCGTGATGGGCGGCGTGCTGCTGGTGGTCGCCAACCTCGCGCGCTCGCCGGTGGTCGACGAGGCGAGCAAGGGCTCCGATCTCAGCAACGAGGCGACCGGCGCCGTCTACGACGTCTTCACCGACACGCTGGTGACGGACGCGTGGATCGTGATCGTCATCAGCATCGTCATCCTCGCGGGCACGGCCGTCACGGGAGCCGTCCTCCGCAACCGGCGCGCGGCACTCTGACGCGGCGGACCACGCTCCGGCCACCGGACGGCGGACCATGGAGTCCGCCGCCCGGTGGCTTTTTGGCTGGTCGGGGGTCGGGACGGGGGCGGACGGTTCGGGTTTTTCAGGCTGCTCGGGCCGCTCGGGCCGTCACGTGGTCTTCGGGGGTGTCGGGTGCCGTGTGAGGCCCCGCCCGGGCTTTTCGGGGCTTCCGGAGGCCCCGGCGTCCGGAAGCAAGACGCCGGGTGCCCAGGCCGCCACGTGCCGTTCCGAACCCCGCCGCTCAGCGCGGTGGGCCGGCCTCGACGCGGCGGAGCGCGGCGTCGTACTCCCCCGGCGCGGGGCGGAAGCCCTCCAGCCACCACGTCGCACCGGCCTCCGCGATGCGGCGCACCTCCGCCGCGGCGGCGTCGGGCTCGCGCGCGTCCGTACGGCCGGTGATCACCACGTCGAACGGGCCACCGCCGCCCGGGAGTTCCCGGCGATGCTCGTCCACCCCGGCGACGATCTCGGCGACCGCGCCGGGGGTCGGGTTCCACGAGCCGTCCGCGGGGTCCACGATCATCGGCGCGACACCGTCCCACCGGGCCGCCCGCCGCAGGGGCCGCCGGGCCGGCCGGTTGCAGCCGATCCACACCGGCGGGCGCGGGCGCTGCACGGGTGTCGGGCGGAACACCACGTCGGCGGCGGTGACGTGCTCGCCGCGGAAGTCGACGCGCTCCCCGGACCACAGCCCGGCCAGCACCTCCAGGCCTTCGTCCAACCGCCGTGCCAGCACGCGTGGTTCGACCGATTCGCCCCACGTCCCGAACTCGGCCTCCACGGTGAACCCGAGACCCGCCCCGAACACGAGGCGCCCGCCCGACAATCGGTCGAGTGTCGTGGTCTGCCGGGCCAGCGTCCCCGGCCTGCGTCGCGCGACGGCCGTCACCATCGGACCCACCCGGATCCGCTCGGTGGCCAACGCGACGGTCGTCAACACCGTCCAGACGTCCGCGACTTCCGCCTCCGCCGCGAACGCGAACACCACATGGTCCCAGACGAAGAACCCGTCCCACCCCGCGTCCTCGGCCCGCCGGGCCAACCCCGCCACCGCACGCGCGTCGGCGAACTCCCCGATATTGGGAACGCACAGCCCATATCTCATCCGGTCATGCTAAGCACTCGCTCAGCATCCCACCAGGGCATCGACGCCGCCCCTGCTGCCGAGGCAGCCGATACGCAGGTGCTGGCCTCGGTGGACGGCACGGCGGGTGTCGGCCTGCGCTGGCTCGGTGTCACCGGCTGGGAACTGTCCTTCGATGACCGGGTGTTGTACTTCGACCCCTACCTGAGCCGATTCGACTACCGCCTCGACAACGGCGCCCTCCGCCCCGACCCGCGGGTGATCGAAGGCCTGTTGGCCTCGAAAAGGCTGGCCGGCCCGCCGGAATTGATCATGGTCAGTCACGGCCACTGGGACCACATGTCGGACGTTCCCTACCTGCTGGGCCGCACGGAGTGGGAGCCGCACACCATCGACACCCTCGGCACCGAGACCCACGCGAACCTGCTCCGGGCGATGGGCGTCCGACGTCCGGTCACCGTGACCTCGGGCGGGGAGTACCTGTCGTTCTCCGGTGGCGCCTACACCGTCGAGGTGATCCGCAGCCTGCACAGCCAGTCGGCCGGGCACGGATTCTTCGCCCCCCGGGACGCGGACCGCTCCCCCCGCGCCTCCCGAGACGACGGCCGATCTCGTCGAGGGCGGCACCCTGGCCTACCAGGTCACCGTGCCCGGACGACTGAAGGTGCTGATGCTCGGCGGGACCAACTTCATCGAGCGCGAACTCGCCGGCCTGCGTCCCGATGTCGTGACGGTGTCGATGACGGATTTCAGCACCGTCCACGCCTACCTGCCCCGCCTGCTCACGGCGCTCGGCGGACCGCGCTTCGTGATTCCGAGCCATCACGACGACATGGTCACCGGTTTCGACGACCCCGATCTGCCGCGCACGGTGAACCCGCGGGCCGTCGTCGACTTGCGCGACGCGATCCGCGAGGCCGGGTTGCGCTCCACGGTCGTGCCGGTCACGCACCTCCACCGCATCGACTTCTGACGGCACCGCGGCCGACCGAAAAACGGCCCCGGTCCCCTGGCATGGAGGGGCCGGGGCCGTCTTGGCGCGTGTCCGTCAGGCCGAGACCGGCTCCCGGTGGTCCGGCTGGGCGGGCACGGGCTTGGTGGTGTCGACGGGGTCGGACGGGTCGTCGTCCGGGCTGTCGATGTCGCGGGGGTTGTTGTATTTGTCCAGGTCGAGGGTCTTGTCGCGAGCGGAGACCAGAACCGGGACCGCGACCTGGCCGGCGACGTTCGTGGCGGTGCGCATCATGTCCAGGATCGGGTCGATGGCGAGGAGGAGGCCGACGCCGGCGAGCGGGAGGCCGACGGTGTCGAGGGTCAGGGTGAGCATCACGATGGCGCCGGTGAGGCCCGCGGTGGCGGCGGAGCCGATGACCGAGACCAGGACGATGAGGAAGTAGTCCTTGAGGCCGAGGTCGACGCCGAAGTACTGGGCGACGAAGATCGCGGCCAGCGACGGGTAGATCGCGGCGCAGCCGTCCATCTTGGTCGTGGCTCCGAAGGGGACGGCGAACGACGCGTAGTCCTTGGGGACGCCGAGGCGTTCGGCCGAGCTCTGGGTCACCGGCATGGTGCCGACGGACGAGCGGGACACGAAGCCGAGTTGGATCGCGGGCCACGCGCCCTGGAAGAAGCGGAGCGGGTTGACGCGCGCCGCGCCGGCGAGCAGCAGCGGGTAGACGACGAACAGCACGATCGCGCAGCCGACGTAGATATCGACGGTGAACGTGCCGAGCGGCTTGAGGGAGTCCCACCCGTAGGTCGCGACGGCGTTGCCGATCAGGCCTGCGGTGCCGAGCGGCGACAGGCGGATGACCCACCACAGCGCCTTCTGCACGACTTCGAGGACGATCTCGGCGGCGTTCACGAGCGGTTCGGCCTTCTTGCCCACGGACAGAACCGCCGCGCCGACGACGATCGCGAGGAAGACGATCTGGAGCACCTTGGGGCTCGGGCCGAACGCCTCGACGATGTTGGTCGGCACGATGCCGGTGAGGAAGTCGAGCCAGTCGCCGTTCGACAGGCCCTCGGGCAGTTCGCCCGGCTGCAGGTCGACGCCCTTGCCCGGGTCGGTGAGGACGCCGAGGGTGATGCCGACGGCCACCGCGATGAGCGAGGTGGCGAGGAACCAGCCGAGGGTGCGCAGGGCGAGGCTCGCGGCGTTGTTGACGTTGCGCAGGTTGGCGACGGAGACCAGGACCGCGGTGAAGACGAGCGGGGGTACGGCGAGCTTGAGCAGCCGTACGAACATCGAGCCGACTTCGTCGAGCGTCGTACCGAGCCAGTCGACGTTCGCCTCACGGGCGAGGAAACCGAGCGCGACGCCGACGGCGAGGCCGATGAACGTCTGCGCCCAGAAAGGGATGCGGGGAAGCCGGCGCCCGCGGGGACGCGCGGCGGCGGGGGTGGGGGATTCCGAGGATCGCGACAAAGACGGCAAGGGGGACTCCTGGAGCAGCCGGTCGGGGAACCCGCCGGGCACCGGGCGAAACGGGACGGGGTGCGGCGACCGCTTCGGGAGACCTGGGCGCGCGGCGTCGGCGGCGCCGAGGACGCGTCACATGCCGGTGGTACCGGTGGTCGGATACGGGTGGCCGGGCAGGACCGGGAACCCGCGGTGAAGCGGTCGCGGTCGGCGTGGCGTGCGGTACGGGGGCGCGGGGCACGGGGCGTGCCGGCGGGGGCCGGGCACACAGGTGTGCGGGCACACCGTCGCAGGGGGGCGGGGTGTGCGGTCACGCGGTCACGCGGGACGGGTCCCGCGCAACGGGCGGCCTTCGTACCGGATCAGCGAACGCCGACGCCGCTACACAGCGCGGTGGCGCATCGGCCGAAATCGACGTGCAGGCGCGCCACGAGCGGGAGTTCACCCGTCGTGTGTGAGGTGCGCGGGGCGCCTGTGCCGGACATGAGAGGGATTGTAGGCCGACGGTCAGTGAAACGACAAAACGATCATCCGATGAACTATCGGATCAGGACACGTCCGTCGTGGGACCGCGCCTCGGCGCCAGGTCGGGGAGGTCGCCGATGAGGTGGTCCTCGGCCGAGGCGCCTTCGTCGATACGGGCCTTCGCGCGCTCCACGCGTTCCACGAGCGCGGCGGACATGGCGTCGCGCTGGCCGTTGAGCAGGAAGTAGCTGAGCACGCCGGAGATCGCGAGGGAGATGCCGACGACGAGGATCCCGGCGCCGCGACCGGTGATGCCGACGGCGTAGCAGACCAACCAGACGACGACCGAGACCGCGGCGAAGAGGCCGATGCGGCAGAGGGTGTAGCGCAGGGCGGCGTGCGAGCCGCCGCGGCGGGTGACGGTCGGGGCGGCGTCGGCGGTGGGCTTCGTCAGCGTGACGACCAGGTCGCCGTCGAGGGTCGTCGCGTCGGCGGCTGCGTCCTGCGGGCCTGCGGGGAGACCCTGGGCTGCGGGCGTGTGGCCCGACGGGGTGGGCTCGGGCGTGGGCTGCGGAGTGGACACGGTGGATCCTTCTGCCGGACGGCGGAGACTGCTCGGGCTCTGTGACGGGTGCCGCAGATTCCCGGCATCAAGTACAGCACTCCCCTTTTCGACATCCGCACGGGGCCGCCGGTCGGGTGGGGCGGGAGAGCGGGCATGCGCGCGGCCCGGGCGGCAGGAGGCCCACGCTACGCCGGATCCACGGTCGGGTGGGGCGGGAGCGGCCGGGCGTGGAACGGCACCGCGCCACGTCGCGTGCGGGGCGTGGCCGGGTGGGGCGCCGGGGCCGGGCCGGTCGGGTCGGGGGGTGAGCGGTCGGGCGCTTGCGCGCGTCGCGTCTCACGCCTCACCCGTCAGAACGTCATCGGCTGCGGTACGTCGCGCCGGTCGGTGCGTGGGCCTTCGTACTCGCGCACGATCTCGTACCGCGTGTTGCGTTCGACGGGGCGGAAACCCGCGTCGCGGATGAGGTCCAGAAGGTCGTCGCGCGTCATCTTGTTCGGCGTGCCGAAGCCGTCCGCGTCGTGCGTGATCTTGTACTCGACCACCGAGCCGTCGAGGTCGTCCGCGCCGTGGTTGAGCGCGAGTTGGGCGGTCGCGAGGCCGTGCATGACCCAGAAGCACTTCACGTGCGGCACGTTGTCGAACAGCAGGCGCGAGACCGCGAAGACCTTGAGCGCCTCGGCGCCGGAGGCCATCGTCGTCCGCTCCTGGAGGCGGTTGCGGACGATGCCGTCGCGGCTGTCGTGGAAGTCGTGCTGGTAGCGCAGCGGGATGAAGACCTGGAACCCGCCGGTCTCGTCCTGGAGTTCGCGCAGGCGCAGCACGTGGTCGACGCGGTGCCGCGGCTCCTCGATGTGGCCGTACAGCATCGTCGCCGGGGTCTTGAGGCCCTTCTCGTGGGCGAGGCGGTGGATCCGCGACCAGTCCTCCCAGTGGGTGGCGTGGTCGACGATGTGCTGCCGGACCTCCCAGTCGAAGATCTCCGCGCCGCCGCCGGTGAGTGATTCCAGCCCCGCGTCGATCAGTTCGTCGAGGATCTCGGACGCGGACAGGCCCGAAATGGTCTCGAAGTGCTGGATTTCCGTCGCGGTGAACGCCTTCATCGAGACGTTCGGCAGCACCTTCTTCAACTCCCGCAGCGAGCGCGGGTAGTAGCGCCACGGCAGCGACGGGTGCAGGCCGTTGACGATGTGCAGCTCGGTGATGCCGTCCGGCTCCATCTCTTGCGCGAGCCGCACGGCGTCCTCGATGCGCATCGTGTACGCGTCCTTCTCGCCCGGCTTGCGCTGGAACGAGCAATAGGCGCACGACGCCTGGCACACGTTGGTCATGTTCAGGTGGCGGTTGACGTTGAAGTGGACGACGTCGCCGTTCTTCCTCGTGCGCACCTCATGCGCGAGGCCGCCCAGCCACGCGAGGTCGTCGGTCGCGTAGAGCGCGACGCCGTCCTCGCGGCTCAGCCGTTCTCCGGCGCGAACCTTGTCCTCGATCTCCTTGCGCAGACCGGAGTCCATCGCTTTCTCCCTGTAGTGCCGAGGGCGCGCCGGTGCGTGCCGCGTGCCGCCGTCGAGCCTACGCCTCCACCGCGCCGGGCAGATCGGCGGCGCGGTACTCCCACTTCGTCGACAGCACGACGGTGGTGCGGGTCCGGGCGACGCCGCGCGTGCCGGACAGGCGGCGGATCACGTGCTCCAGGCCGGTGACGTCGGGAACGCGCACCTTGAGCATGAAGGAGTCGTCGCCGGAGATGAACCAGCAGTCCTCGATCTCCTCGACGTCGCGCAGCCGGCGGCCGACGTCGTCGTGGTCGGCGGCGTCCGACAGTTGCAGGCCGATCAGCGCGGTGACGCCCAGCCCGAGCGTGACCGGGTCGACGGTGGCGCGGTAGCCGGTGATGACGCCCGCGTGTTCGAGGCGGTTGATGCGGTCGGTCACGCTCGGCCCGGAGAGGCCGACGAGGCGGCCCAGCTCCGCGTACGACGCGCGGCCGTTGAGCCGCAACGCCTGAATGAGCTTGCGGTCCACCGCGTCCATGTCACGCTCCTCGTCCTGCGTCTCAATGGGAGAAAATCGTTCTTTCCTTGGAACCCAAGGCTGTGAAGGCTGTGGGCCCTGGGAGACTACGCCTCTTCGCCACCGGCGGTGGGCGCGGCCCCCTCGCGCCGCAAGCGTCCCGGTGGCCCCAAGTGTCCCAGTGGCCTCACGGCGTCTCGGCGGTCGCGGGCGTCTCGGCGTGCCGGGCCGCGCCCAGTTCGCCCTCCCAGCGCCGGAACAGCGTGTGCGGGACGCCCAGCACATCGAGAACCTTCCCGGCGACGAAGTCGACCAGCACTTGGACGTCCCGCGCGCCCGCGTAGAAGGCCGGGCTCGCGGGGAGTACGACCGCGCCCGCGTCGTCGAGCCGGACGAGGTGCCGCAGGGTCGTCCCGGTCAGCGGCGTCTCGCGCGGGACGACCACCAGCGGGCGCCGCTCCTTGAGCGTCACGTCGGCGGCCCGCTGCACGAGATCCTTGGACAGCCCGATCGCGATGCCCGCGACCGCGGCCGTGCTCGCCGGCACCACGGCCATGCCCTTGGCCGGATACGACCCGCTCGACGGGCCCGCCGCGAGATCGCCCGCGGCCCAATACTCCACCCGGGTGAACGCCTCTTGGTCGGACGCCGCGCCGAGCCACGCCGCGAGATCGGTACGCCAGTGCGCGTCGCGGAACGCGATCCCCGTCTCGTCCAGGATCGTCAGCCGCGCGGCCCGGCTCACCACCAGGTCGACATCCTCGCCCGCGTCGAGCAACCCCCG is from Yinghuangia sp. ASG 101 and encodes:
- a CDS encoding UbiX family flavin prenyltransferase, which produces MHAQRRPWVIGVSGASGTPYAAAVIRGLLDAGEDVDLVVSRAARLTILDETGIAFRDAHWRTDLAAWLGAASDQEAFTRVEYWAAGDLAAGPSSGSYPAKGMAVVPASTAAVAGIAIGLSKDLVQRAADVTLKERRPLVVVPRETPLTGTTLRHLVRLDDAGAVVLPASPAFYAGARDVQVLVDFVAGKVLDVLGVPHTLFRRWEGELGAARHAETPATAETP
- a CDS encoding pyridoxamine 5'-phosphate oxidase family protein, yielding MGKVHEEGVVGRLKSFILDQPVFFVATAPLDPDGHVNVSPKGHKGTFAVLDAWTVAYLDWTGSGAETHAHLRENGRITLMWTAFSGPPKVVRLHGRGEAVRRDDPRWPELAALFEDSDESGVRAILVVRVSRVSDSCGFSVPFMDYVGERPVLRQSWERKTHDDAEAYIDKTNRVSLDGLPAVRELAGVAAHREPADREPVDNAPAERRPVDAAARDSGHAG
- a CDS encoding Lrp/AsnC family transcriptional regulator, with amino-acid sequence MDAVDRKLIQALRLNGRASYAELGRLVGLSGPSVTDRINRLEHAGVITGYRATVDPVTLGLGVTALIGLQLSDAADHDDVGRRLRDVEEIEDCWFISGDDSFMLKVRVPDVTGLEHVIRRLSGTRGVARTRTTVVLSTKWEYRAADLPGAVEA
- a CDS encoding LLM class flavin-dependent oxidoreductase codes for the protein MRYGLCVPNIGEFADARAVAGLARRAEDAGWDGFFVWDHVVFAFAAEAEVADVWTVLTTVALATERIRVGPMVTAVARRRPGTLARQTTTLDRLSGGRLVFGAGLGFTVEAEFGTWGESVEPRVLARRLDEGLEVLAGLWSGERVDFRGEHVTAADVVFRPTPVQRPRPPVWIGCNRPARRPLRRAARWDGVAPMIVDPADGSWNPTPGAVAEIVAGVDEHRRELPGGGGPFDVVITGRTDAREPDAAAAEVRRIAEAGATWWLEGFRPAPGEYDAALRRVEAGPPR
- a CDS encoding dicarboxylate/amino acid:cation symporter produces the protein MSRSSESPTPAAARPRGRRLPRIPFWAQTFIGLAVGVALGFLAREANVDWLGTTLDEVGSMFVRLLKLAVPPLVFTAVLVSVANLRNVNNAASLALRTLGWFLATSLIAVAVGITLGVLTDPGKGVDLQPGELPEGLSNGDWLDFLTGIVPTNIVEAFGPSPKVLQIVFLAIVVGAAVLSVGKKAEPLVNAAEIVLEVVQKALWWVIRLSPLGTAGLIGNAVATYGWDSLKPLGTFTVDIYVGCAIVLFVVYPLLLAGAARVNPLRFFQGAWPAIQLGFVSRSSVGTMPVTQSSAERLGVPKDYASFAVPFGATTKMDGCAAIYPSLAAIFVAQYFGVDLGLKDYFLIVLVSVIGSAATAGLTGAIVMLTLTLDTVGLPLAGVGLLLAIDPILDMMRTATNVAGQVAVPVLVSARDKTLDLDKYNNPRDIDSPDDDPSDPVDTTKPVPAQPDHREPVSA
- a CDS encoding menaquinone biosynthetic enzyme MqnA/MqnD family protein, with the translated sequence MRRTPEAPHPDARGETLRRPRVGHIQFLNCLPLYWAMARSGTLLDMELTKDTPDNLNDALVRGDLDIGPISLIEFLRHADDLVVLPDIAVGSDGPVMSVVMVSQVPFDELDGASVALGSTSRTSVRLAQLLLEERQGVRPEYFTCAPDLALMMQDADAGVLIGDAALRASLHDAPRLGLHVLDLGQAWKEWTGLPFVFAVWAVRRDFLGRHPDRVREVHEAFLASRDLSLAEVDKVAEQAARWEAFDASTLERYFATALDYSLGERQLAGIAEFARRTAHNTGYPEDVRVSLLDTTPA
- the mqnE gene encoding aminofutalosine synthase MqnE, producing the protein MDSGLRKEIEDKVRAGERLSREDGVALYATDDLAWLGGLAHEVRTRKNGDVVHFNVNRHLNMTNVCQASCAYCSFQRKPGEKDAYTMRIEDAVRLAQEMEPDGITELHIVNGLHPSLPWRYYPRSLRELKKVLPNVSMKAFTATEIQHFETISGLSASEILDELIDAGLESLTGGGAEIFDWEVRQHIVDHATHWEDWSRIHRLAHEKGLKTPATMLYGHIEEPRHRVDHVLRLRELQDETGGFQVFIPLRYQHDFHDSRDGIVRNRLQERTTMASGAEALKVFAVSRLLFDNVPHVKCFWVMHGLATAQLALNHGADDLDGSVVEYKITHDADGFGTPNKMTRDDLLDLIRDAGFRPVERNTRYEIVREYEGPRTDRRDVPQPMTF
- a CDS encoding DUF4229 domain-containing protein, with product MSTPQPTPEPTPSGHTPAAQGLPAGPQDAAADATTLDGDLVVTLTKPTADAAPTVTRRGGSHAALRYTLCRIGLFAAVSVVVWLVCYAVGITGRGAGILVVGISLAISGVLSYFLLNGQRDAMSAALVERVERAKARIDEGASAEDHLIGDLPDLAPRRGPTTDVS